Genomic segment of Candidatus Chlorohelix allophototropha:
AAGGCAAGAACGGATAACTCATTACTTTAAGGGCGTTTGCAATTTGCGCTGCCACATAATAAGTCGTTCCGGCACGCTGCACATCCTGCTTGATAACCTTCCAAGGTGATTTCTCTTCCAAATAACCGTTGCCAAGCGATGCCAACGCCATTACTTCTTTCAAAGCATCGCGCAAGTGTACGCCTTCCAGCAATTCGGTTACGCGGGCAAAGGTCTCCTGTGCATCCGTCAGCAACTTGCGGTCGCTCTCGTCCAGTTCGTCGGGTGTTGGCACTATGCCGCCGAAGTTCTTCTGGAGCGGGTTCAGCACTCGGTTGATGAAATTACCGTAAGTGCCAATAAGCTCATTGTTGATTTTGGCGACAAAATCCTTCCAACTCCAGCTACTATCGCGAGTTTCAGGCGCAATCGCAGTCATGTAATATCGAATAGCGTCAGGCTGGTAACGCTCTTCGATGTCTGGCAGCCAAATAGCCCAGTTGCGGCTGGTACTCATCTGGTCACCTTCCAGATTCATAAATTCGCTGGCTGGCACATCAAAAGGCAGGTTCAATTCGCCGTAACCGATCAGCATAGCGGGCCAGATGATGGTGTGGAAGGGAATATTATCCTTGCCTAGAAAGTAATACTGGCGCGCAGGCAATTTGCCATCCTTGCCCGAATGCCACCAGTTTTCCCAAAGTTCCGGCTTGCCTTGCCGTTGCGACCATTCTTTGCTGGCGGAGAAATAGCCGATAACCGCATCGAACCAAACGTAAATGCGCTTGTCCTTGAAGGAAGGATCGTCCAAAGGAATAGGTACACCCCATTCAAGGTCGCGGGTAATGGCGCGTCCACGCAAGCCCTGATTCAGCCAATTAAGGGTGAATTGGGTGGTATTGTTGCGCCAGTAATCGCGATCGTAGCTATTAATCCAATCGCGCAGAGAGGGTTCAAGTTTGGCGAGATCGAGAAAGAAATGCTCGGTCTCGCGGAACTCGATAGTCTGGCGATCAACCACGCTATAAGGGTTGATCAGCTTCTGAGGATCAACCAGAATACCGCAGTTGTCGCACTGGTCACCACGCGCCCTGCCGAAATGGCAATTGTAGCACTCGCCTTCCACGTAGCGGTCGGGAAGGAAGCGTGACAAGCTAGGACTATATGCGCCGATCATTTTTTCGCGGTAGATATAGCCATGCTCTAACAAACGTAGGAACATATCCTGCGTCACGGCATAGTGATTTTCGGTCAGGGTTTTGGTGAATAGGTCAAACTCGATACCAAGCCGATTGAAGGTTTTCAAAAAGCTGGTATGAAATTCGTTTACTACTTCTTGTGGGGTGCGATTCTCGCGTTCGGCGCGCAAAGTTATAGGCGTACCGTGACAGTCGCTACCGCTGACCATCAGCACCTTGCGCCCACGGGTTCGCTGAAAGCGTGCGAAGGTATCGGCGGGGAGATATACCCCGCTCACATGCCCGGCATGGAAAGGGCCATTTGCATAGGGCCACGCTACGCTGACTAGAATTGTGTCGGGATCGTAGCTGGCAGGAAAATTATCGCTCATCTCTATAAAGTCCTCTCAAGTCGTTCAATTTCACCTGAATTATATCACGCAACATGCGAATTGAATCTTTGAGGGGGTTGACTTTGCTTCCGCCAACATAGTACCAGCTAACCGGCACTTCCTTCAGCTTATAGCCACGCTTGCGAGCCAAAAAAAGCACTTCCACATCAAAGCCTGTGACCATTGCGCCTTTGACCGTTCTGGCATTATCCCCGTAAAGCTTGAGGCGGCGGAACAGGTCATGGCAGGCTTCACGCCGGAAAGCTTTGAAACCGCACTGGGTATCCTGCATGTTCGCGCCGGTTACAAAACGCACCAGGCTATTAAACACGCGCCCCATCAGATGGCGGTAGAAAGGCTCACCGTAGCGGTGCGCTTCTTGTCCTTCGCGGCTACCTACTGCCACATCGTAGCCTTGCTCCAACCAGTGCAGCAGTTTTACTACGTCTACAATGGGAGTAGAGAAATCCGCGTCAGAAAAAAGCACATACTCGCCCTTACTTGCCAGCATACCACGGCGCACCGTGTAGCCTTTGCCGCGATGTTCGCTGGCGATAAGCTTCAATTCGCAGTTGTTGGGCTGCTCCGAACGCTCCGCCATTGACCGCTGAACGATGCCAGCCGTAGCATCGGCGCTGCCATCGTCAACGATTATCACCTCCACCGAATAACTTTGCTTTTCGAGGTATTCCAGCACAGTTGCAAGAGTGCCGGGTAGGCGCTTCTCTTCATTATAAGCGGGGATAACTACGGACAGGTAGGGCTTAGTAGCAGAAGCGGGGCGCACCGAATCCACCCTGCCGGGTTCTGCCTGATTATTGGGTGATTTAGAGTCGAGCGCTTGTGAAGTCACTTGCTCGTTCTCCTTAGAAAATCCCATTCTAAAAACCTATCCTGTATAAATATTTACGCCACGTCATTTGCCGCAGCGTTTTTGAAGTCTATAGCATTATAAACTCAGCGTCAAGCAATAAAAATCAGGGTGTCGTTTGTGGTGCAGGGGTGCTAGTCCAGAGCGCAGCAGCGGTAGTCACCACTGGATTCCGAGGGATAACAGGTAGTGGCATGGATCTGCCATAGTAACATACAAGGGTAGTTCCAGCCTTCAGCAGTTTCCTTAACTCGTCCGGTATATTAAAGCTATCCATTTCTGAAGTCGAGGCATTTGCAGTAACCAGAACAAATTCGTACTGGTAAATTGCATAACAGTTTTTGATACCCCGCCCGTCTAACACACACTCATCTTTGTACGCGCTAAAGGGGTAAAGCTCTTGGCAATCGGTTTCGGTTCTACAGGAATAGCCCGGTTCAGTGCCAAGCCCGGCAGTGGCAAATTTCTCACGGTAGAACTGGGCAATTTTTTCAACACTATCGCCGGAAGAAAAGATTACAATATTATTCCCTTGCAAAGGTACTGATAATAAACCCTGTGGCAAGATTACTTTCGCATCAAAATAAGTTGCGCCGGGATAACGCAGATCAATTTTAGCGGGGTCAGGCGTAGTAGCGAGGGTAGCAGCCGGTAAAGTTTCGGGAGTGGCTGCGAGAGTACCGCACGCACCGAGTAAAAGTGTAAGCGCGAATAAAAAAACCAATAACCTGACCATCCGATTCCTCCTGTTAGAAACTCAAATACCATGAAAAAGCAGCACTACAATTAATACCAACGACCGATATGCCGGACAGGTTACGGCATGCTATAATCTTAAGTGAGGCGGTGTATAACCTTTTTCCGTCTCCGGCATTGGCTTTTGTAGGAATTAAGGCAAGTATGAGAAGAACTCTTTCTATCTAAATATGGTTGCAGCGGCAGTTTTGACCTGCCCTTAATCAAGAAGAAAGAGTATTAATCATGCTTAAAGTTTCTGGAATAAATAAAAGCTTTGGCGATGCCGTTATCCTCGAAAAAGTTGGCTTTATCCTCAACCGGGGTGAGCGCACCGGGCTAATCGGACCAAACGGCTCAGGCAAATCCACCCTATTAAAAATAATCGTAGGCGAAGAACAAGCCGATTCGGGCAAAGTATGGCTCGACCCATCGGCGCGTTTTGGCTACCTCGAACAAGCGCTAGAATACGCGCCAGATGATACCGTTGGCAAAATAATCGGCAAAGCGATAGGTCAAGCATTAGAAATTCTGCTTGAAATAGAGCAGCTGGGCGTAGCAATTAGCGCGGCGCAAGGCGATGAATTTGAGGTGCTGATGGCAAGTTATTCCGAAGCGTTAGAAGAAGCCGAAAGGCTGGACGCTTACGGGGCACAAGCGCGACTCGCCGAAGCGCTGAACGGGTTAGGGCTGGAACATCTCGACCAGAAAACCCCAGTGACGACTCTGAGCGGTGGACAAAAAACTCGGTTGGGATTGGCGCGTCTGTTGCTTTCTCGACCAGACCTACTACTTTTGGACGAACCAACCAACCATTTGGACATTACCGCACTGGAATGGTTACAGGAATTTGTGCGTCAGTACAAAGGGGCAGTGCTGATTGTGTCGCATGACCGCGCTTTTCTGGATGAAGTGGTTCAGAAATTGCTGGTGCTGGACGAAAAAACGCACACCCTAAAAGAGTTTGTGGGCAATTACAGCGCTTATATGGAAGATGAGGAGAGGCAACGCCGAAAATACGAAGACGAATACCAGCGTCAGCAAGAGTATATCGGCAAGGTGGAAGCCGACCTGCACGCCACCGAGCAACACGCCCGCAATATCGAAGGCTCTACCATCGATTTCTATGTTCGCAAACGCGCCTTGAAAGTGGCGCGGCGGGCGGTGGTGCGCAAAGCTAGGTTGGAAAAGTATCTCGATAGCGAAGAGCGGTTGGAAAAGCCCAAGAAGGGCTGGCACATGAAGTTGGAGTTCGAGAATACGCCCACCAGCGGGCAAATTGTACTTACGCTGGACAATGTGGCGAAAGCCTTTGGCAACTTACGCCTGTTCGAGCGGGTTACGGGCGAACTAAAGAAAGGTGAGCGGGTAGTGTTGTTGGGCGCGAACGGTACGGGCAAAACCACCTTGCTAAAAATCATCGCGGGCGAACTTGCGCCGGACAGTGGCATTGCCCGATTGGGCGCGAATGTGCGAGTGGGATACTTCTCGCAGGAACAAGAGGGATTGAAACCGCAGCAAACCGCGTTGGAAGCGGTGCGCGAGGTAACCGCGCTCTCCGAAACCGAGGCGCGTAACTTCCTGCATTATTTCCTCTTTTCAGGTGATGAAGTGTTCACGCCCGTAGGCAACCTCAGCTACGGCGAACGGGCGCGACTAGCGTTGGCGCGTTTAGTGCTGAGCGGGGTTAATTTCCTGCTGCTGGATGAACCACTCAACCATCTGGACATTAAATCGCGAGAGCAATTCGAGGAAGCATTGGAACAGTTCGAGGGCACTATCCTAGCCGTAGCGCACGACCGCTATTTCGTGGCGCATTTCGCCGAACGCATCTGGGCAATTCAGGATAAAGCACTCAAAAGCTATTATGCTTTGGAGGATTACGAACGGGCTGTGGCAGTGTAAGCCGCTTCTGCCTGTTCCACCAGTTTTGACCAGCTAAATTCAGAATAAAGGCGGCGGGCGGCAATTGCCCCCAACTCATGGCGCGATTCTGGGCTTAGCTGCAAAAGTTGAGCGGCGGCAGCAGCAAAAGCGGCAGTGTCACCCGGCGCGACTAGATGCCCACCCTCGCCTTCGCGTAAATACTCGCTCTGTTGCCCTACCGCTTCGGTCACAACCGGGCGTTCTGCCAGCAACAATTCGAGGAATTTCACCGAACAACGCGCCCGATTTATCAGGGTATCATCGAAGGGATAGAGCGCAACATCTCCGCAGCGCAACAGACCGGGCAAATCCTCCCAAGCAGCTTGCCCGGTAACAATTACTTTTCCGCTTAACCCATAGTGTTGTGCCAATTCGTGAAGCCCTTTTTCTTCTCCAAAAAAGCCACCACCTACTACCAGCAAGCGCGTATTTTCGGCTTGTGCTGGAGGCAACAAATCCAAAGTACGGCGCACGATTTCCAGCAAACGCGGCGCTTTAAACTCGGCAAAACGGGTGTAAGCCAGCAGTACCGTTTTACCTTCTAGACCGAGTTTTGCCTGCCAACGTTGGGTTGCTTCTTCTGCTTTAGCACCCTGCCACCCCGCATATTTGGTGGGTGAAACACCGTTTGGCAGATAAAAAACCTTGTCGCGCGCTACCCCAAAGCCCCATACCTGAGTTTGCAAGGTGCGGCTGGCAACGGTAACGGCAGCGGCGCGGCGTGGCAAGTCTCGTTCTTGCCATGCAAAGAGCCTTTTTTGCAAGAGAGAATATGGGTTAATATCATTCCAGCCGCCCGCACCTTCCCAATCGTCAGTATCCAGTACGAAAGGTTTGCCTCGCAAGGAAAACAGCAAAGCAGTAAGCCCGCTATAGGCTTTGGGCTTGAACACATGGATTACATCGGGCTTGAAAGCCAGCGCAGTCTGCCCCAACCTGCGGGGCAATTGCAAAGCAAGCGGTGCCGGTCTTAACGAAACGGTCACTAGCTCCACCCCGTTGCAGCGTGCGAAACTGGGCAGAGACGGTTCGGGGTCATCCCATGGGGGCACACACACCCGCACTAGATGCCCACGCTCTGCCAGCGCTTCCGCCAAAGGTAGAATCCGGGCGCTGGCAGTACCTTTGTGTTTCAAACCGAAAGGGGCAATGAGGCTGATTCTAAGCAAATTCTAATCTCTTCCAAGTAATATAAGGCTACCGAATAACGTATAAGTAGTACCACAGGAACGATATTTACACAAATTTAAGGCTATAGATTTTTATTTTCCACATTCCATATCTTTACTTAGAACGGCACTATGCTAAAATTGGTAAAATTATTGGTAGTATCAGCAAAGAAATCGTTGGGAGTTGAGGAGCGGAAAGAGTTTTCAACAAATTTCCGCTATTCCAACAGAAAGATCTCAAAATACAATTGAAAATACTGATAGTCGCTGCAGAAGCAACGCCGTTTGCCAAAGTTGGACATGTAGCGGAGGTCATAGGTTCTTTACCTAGCGCGCTGGCAAAGCTGGGGCATGATGTTAGGCTGGTAATTCCGCGTTACGGCAGGATAAGCCCGAATAAATTTGACCTTAAGCCCGTTATCAATCAATTAAATATACCGCTAAAAAACGAACGAACCGAGCCTGTATCAGTGCTAGCAAGTAGCCTCAAAGAAGAAGTGCCGGTTTACCTGATTGATAGTGACCGCTATTTTAATCGCGAGGGTATTTACGGTTATCCAGACGATGATGAGCGTTTTATTTTATTCTGTCGCGCCGTGTTAGAAATGTTGCCACAACTCAACTGGCAACCGGATGTTATCCATTGCCACGAATGGCACACTGCTCTTATCCCCTATTGGCTGAAAACCCAACACGCCACTACGCCTTTCTATCGCAATATAGCCAGCGTATATACCATCCACAACCTAGCGTATCAGGGTATTTTCGGTTACAGGGTGCTTGAAATTGCCGGAATAGCCGATTACAATTTTATCTATAACAATGCGCAGGAACACTCCGAACTGGTTAGCTTGATGAGTCTGGGTATTCGCCACGCCGATATAATCAGCACCGTCAGCCCTTCTTATGCTAAGGAGATATTGTCACCTCAGTTTGGGGAAAACATGAACGGTTTGCTGAACGAGCGCAGCGACAGACTTTGCGGTATTCTGAACGGGATTGACACCAACCATTTTAACCCTGCCACCGACCGCTATCTGGCGGCTACCTTTGATGTCAAAACCTTGAAAAAACGTGGTGCGAACAAACTCGATTTGCAACGTGAGATAGGGCTACCCCAGAATCCGGACATTCCGCTGATTGGAATGATTACCCGCCTTGCCAGCCAGAAGGGGCTTGATTTGCTGGAACAAATTATTAACCCGCTGATGCAACTCAATATACAATTCGTGTTGATGGGTACCGGCGACCAAATGTATCATGAATTTTTCAGCCAGATTGCCCAGCGTTATCCTGATAAAATGGCTTTACGCTTAACCTTTAACGCGATTTTGGCGCAGAAAATCTACGGAGGCAGCGATATTTTTTTGATGCCTTCCCGCTTTGAACCATGTGGTCTGGGGCAGTTGATCGCCATGCGTTACGGCTCAATTCCGGTGGTCAGAAAAACAGGTGGGCTTGCCGACACCGTGCAGGATTTCGACCCTGCTACCGGAGAGGGAAACGGCTTTTCCTTCGTAGAGTACGACCAATGGATGCTTTTTGCTACAATAGTGCGCGCGCTTGAAACTTACAAAAACCGGGAAGTGTGGCATAAACTGATGGAACGAGATATGCAACGGGATTATTCTTGGGATAGCAGCGCAGTTGAATATGTCAAAACTTTCCAACGTGCCATCAAATTGCGGCAAAAGGTAGAAACAGTTTGAGCAATATCGCGCATTTGCCCGATCTCGTAGCGGCGCTTTCCCCAGCCGACCGTGCAACAGTAGAGCGGATATTCCACATTAGTGCTTCTATAGGAGTAATGAACCCTGAGCCTTCCTTTTACCCAAAGTTGGAAAGGTTGTTTGGTTCTGCTCAAGATGGTTTGCGCCAGCCTGTAGTAAAGGTGACCAACCGTGTAACGCTGGACTCCTCCCTATTCAATCCCTTGCGGGCTGCCCGCCCACACCAGACTCTCGAAAATGTGGAACTGGAAAGCCTGATTGAAGAGGGGCGTACAACCGACCAATTCACCCACCCTTTGCGGGATACAGCGCCAGATGTTTTCGGACGGCTGGAAACCGATTACGCTATTACCGCCAGTAATATTGCCAAAGTGGACGGTTGGAGCGGGGTGATTATTTTCAAGGAATTTCACCCGCACCGCTTCTCACGTGAGCAGATAATAGATTACCTTATGACCGGGCGCGCTTGGGCGGAAAAAGCGGTAGAGCATGACCCGCTCTCTCCCTATTTTTTACTGTTGTGGAATTGTCTGTGGAAAGCGGGCGCGAGCCAAATTCACGGGCATGCCCAAGCACTACTGACACGCGGGATGCATTATGGGCATGTTGAACGCTTACGGCGGGATGCTCTTAGTTTTGAAGCCACCTACCGCCGCAACTATTTTACCGAGTTGGTTAATGCCAGTCGGGCGCTAGGGCTTACCGCCGACCCGGCAGACCGGGTTAAAGCGCTGGTATCCATTACACCGGTGCGTGACCGAGAAATATGGCTGATCACCGACAACTATTCAGCCGAATTGGGGGAAGCAATTTACAAAACACTTTCTTTCTATCTGCATAGTGGAGTCACTTCTTTCAATCTAGGAGTGCAAATGCCGCCTATTCGCCCTGTCTCCGAAAATTGGTCGGGCTTCCCGGTCATTGCCCGGTTAATAGCGCGAGGTAATCCGTTGAACCGCCAGAATGATACCGGAGGAACCGAGCTTTTCGCAGCTAGCGTTATCTCCAGTGACCCTCTAAAGGTAGCGGAAAGTTACCGCACATGGTTGCTCAAGAAATGAACCCCGAAATTGCTCACTTTCTGGTTAGCGAAAAGGGTAGAGCGGCGCTTTCCAGCCTTGAACTCGAAGAACTGAACGAAAATAACCGACTGGCGGTTTTGATGCGCTTGCGTAAAAGCTACGCCCCAGAACTGGCGGGCGCACTGATAGAACAGGCTTTACTACGCCGCAAAGCTACCAGAGCAGGCAAGTTCGGAAAAGCAGCGGAAATGTTTTTCACCCCGGAGGGATTGGAGCAGGC
This window contains:
- the metG gene encoding methionine--tRNA ligase, which codes for MSDNFPASYDPDTILVSVAWPYANGPFHAGHVSGVYLPADTFARFQRTRGRKVLMVSGSDCHGTPITLRAERENRTPQEVVNEFHTSFLKTFNRLGIEFDLFTKTLTENHYAVTQDMFLRLLEHGYIYREKMIGAYSPSLSRFLPDRYVEGECYNCHFGRARGDQCDNCGILVDPQKLINPYSVVDRQTIEFRETEHFFLDLAKLEPSLRDWINSYDRDYWRNNTTQFTLNWLNQGLRGRAITRDLEWGVPIPLDDPSFKDKRIYVWFDAVIGYFSASKEWSQRQGKPELWENWWHSGKDGKLPARQYYFLGKDNIPFHTIIWPAMLIGYGELNLPFDVPASEFMNLEGDQMSTSRNWAIWLPDIEERYQPDAIRYYMTAIAPETRDSSWSWKDFVAKINNELIGTYGNFINRVLNPLQKNFGGIVPTPDELDESDRKLLTDAQETFARVTELLEGVHLRDALKEVMALASLGNGYLEEKSPWKVIKQDVQRAGTTYYVAAQIANALKVMSYPFLPFSAEKLHELLGFEPGNPEVSSYSGVAEDGVIKIPAFAAWALEPVPAGQVLPPPSALFIKLEPTVADEELALLNANKIEK
- a CDS encoding dolichyl-phosphate beta-glucosyltransferase; the protein is MGFSKENEQVTSQALDSKSPNNQAEPGRVDSVRPASATKPYLSVVIPAYNEEKRLPGTLATVLEYLEKQSYSVEVIIVDDGSADATAGIVQRSMAERSEQPNNCELKLIASEHRGKGYTVRRGMLASKGEYVLFSDADFSTPIVDVVKLLHWLEQGYDVAVGSREGQEAHRYGEPFYRHLMGRVFNSLVRFVTGANMQDTQCGFKAFRREACHDLFRRLKLYGDNARTVKGAMVTGFDVEVLFLARKRGYKLKEVPVSWYYVGGSKVNPLKDSIRMLRDIIQVKLNDLRGLYRDER
- the abc-f gene encoding ribosomal protection-like ABC-F family protein; this encodes MLKVSGINKSFGDAVILEKVGFILNRGERTGLIGPNGSGKSTLLKIIVGEEQADSGKVWLDPSARFGYLEQALEYAPDDTVGKIIGKAIGQALEILLEIEQLGVAISAAQGDEFEVLMASYSEALEEAERLDAYGAQARLAEALNGLGLEHLDQKTPVTTLSGGQKTRLGLARLLLSRPDLLLLDEPTNHLDITALEWLQEFVRQYKGAVLIVSHDRAFLDEVVQKLLVLDEKTHTLKEFVGNYSAYMEDEERQRRKYEDEYQRQQEYIGKVEADLHATEQHARNIEGSTIDFYVRKRALKVARRAVVRKARLEKYLDSEERLEKPKKGWHMKLEFENTPTSGQIVLTLDNVAKAFGNLRLFERVTGELKKGERVVLLGANGTGKTTLLKIIAGELAPDSGIARLGANVRVGYFSQEQEGLKPQQTALEAVREVTALSETEARNFLHYFLFSGDEVFTPVGNLSYGERARLALARLVLSGVNFLLLDEPLNHLDIKSREQFEEALEQFEGTILAVAHDRYFVAHFAERIWAIQDKALKSYYALEDYERAVAV
- a CDS encoding glycosyltransferase produces the protein MLRISLIAPFGLKHKGTASARILPLAEALAERGHLVRVCVPPWDDPEPSLPSFARCNGVELVTVSLRPAPLALQLPRRLGQTALAFKPDVIHVFKPKAYSGLTALLFSLRGKPFVLDTDDWEGAGGWNDINPYSLLQKRLFAWQERDLPRRAAAVTVASRTLQTQVWGFGVARDKVFYLPNGVSPTKYAGWQGAKAEEATQRWQAKLGLEGKTVLLAYTRFAEFKAPRLLEIVRRTLDLLPPAQAENTRLLVVGGGFFGEEKGLHELAQHYGLSGKVIVTGQAAWEDLPGLLRCGDVALYPFDDTLINRARCSVKFLELLLAERPVVTEAVGQQSEYLREGEGGHLVAPGDTAAFAAAAAQLLQLSPESRHELGAIAARRLYSEFSWSKLVEQAEAAYTATARS
- a CDS encoding glycogen synthase, with the translated sequence MKILIVAAEATPFAKVGHVAEVIGSLPSALAKLGHDVRLVIPRYGRISPNKFDLKPVINQLNIPLKNERTEPVSVLASSLKEEVPVYLIDSDRYFNREGIYGYPDDDERFILFCRAVLEMLPQLNWQPDVIHCHEWHTALIPYWLKTQHATTPFYRNIASVYTIHNLAYQGIFGYRVLEIAGIADYNFIYNNAQEHSELVSLMSLGIRHADIISTVSPSYAKEILSPQFGENMNGLLNERSDRLCGILNGIDTNHFNPATDRYLAATFDVKTLKKRGANKLDLQREIGLPQNPDIPLIGMITRLASQKGLDLLEQIINPLMQLNIQFVLMGTGDQMYHEFFSQIAQRYPDKMALRLTFNAILAQKIYGGSDIFLMPSRFEPCGLGQLIAMRYGSIPVVRKTGGLADTVQDFDPATGEGNGFSFVEYDQWMLFATIVRALETYKNREVWHKLMERDMQRDYSWDSSAVEYVKTFQRAIKLRQKVETV